The genomic region GACAAAACAGTCCAAGGTACTTCAGGTGGCGGTGTTGTGACGGCTGAAGTTAACGGACACAAGAAATTGCTTGCTATCACGATCAAACCTGAAGCGGTAGATCCGGAAGATGTTGAAATGTTGCAGGATCTCGTTATGACAGCTGTTAATGATGCAATGGCCAAGGCTGATGAGATTGCCAACAAGGATATGGGCAAGTTCACAGGTGGCATGAATATTCCGGGATTATTTTAATTAAAAATTGATCCTGTCAAAGGAGACACAATCGATTGTATTATCCCGAACCGATAGCCAAGCTGATTGATGCCTTCACCCGGTTGCCGGGTGTGGGTCCCAAGACTGCGGCGCGTTTAGCTTTTCATGTGCTTAACATGAAGGAAGATGACGTTATC from Paenibacillus sp. FSL R5-0341 harbors:
- a CDS encoding YbaB/EbfC family nucleoid-associated protein; this encodes MNNMNQMMKQVKKMQEQMLKAQEELADKTVQGTSGGGVVTAEVNGHKKLLAITIKPEAVDPEDVEMLQDLVMTAVNDAMAKADEIANKDMGKFTGGMNIPGLF